A genomic segment from Branchiostoma floridae strain S238N-H82 chromosome 7, Bfl_VNyyK, whole genome shotgun sequence encodes:
- the LOC118419861 gene encoding tyrosine-protein kinase CSK-like produces MALESLETRKFTCESDTWSFGVLLWEIAAFGEEPDYQHEIRLSFPRLVGILRQGYRLQKPPGCPDRLYDVMKSCWQEEPPARPEPVELEQKLTDCREQIDSLFILEKVPHFRNRASLRQILMCGLNSKSLYDSLF; encoded by the coding sequence ATGGCTCTGGAGTCGCTGGAGACTCGCAAGTTCACATGCGAGAGCGACACGTGGTcgttcggcgtgctgctgtgggagatcgccgcGTTCGGGGAGGAGCCCGACTATCAGCACGAGATCCGGCTGAGTTTTCCCAGGTTGGTCGGGATCCTGAGACAGGGATATCGTCTGCAGAAGCCACCCGGATGTCCGGACAGgctgtatgacgtcatgaagtcGTGTTGGCAGGAGGAACCACCAGCCAGACCAGAGCCTGTAGAACTTGAGCAGAAGCTGACAGACTGTCGTGAACAAATAGATTCACTGTTCATCCTCGAGAAGGTGCCACACTTTAGAAATAGAGCCAGTCTTAGGCAGATATTAATGTGTGGGCTCAACTCTAAATCATTATACGACTCCTTATTTTGA
- the LOC118420197 gene encoding uncharacterized protein LOC118420197 → MFNMKTNIVLFVIVRLLALSNLTCGEVHLSAKIAENADIGQQVIRVLPTTPGANEEVPCDIIDGNIHGRFGVTQYCVIVVVRPLDFGIKQRYNLTVNVPGTTETRFVDVQVEDVDGYPPIYNDTCEMPVVAKDITPGHVAFNAPVRAEYMEKSGGLFTWKADTKNHLQSRSEKISMYTKVYTYSGSDCVAVVLFGVYNAKDVRAVTSLWLLHACFRCFHPLDPKHVFEIRIINGNHIPCNSLSGLDLAQTHVTKSYAWTGYKFKWLISFPLQSTETQRFICELPGGKVPVHLSRGGNVFDEIFVTRLETKIQPIGCPPNKYGLACEQNCTCENDARCHGLNGACKCQPGCKGVVCDIPHSTVAIIATPSDSRQVYIKSSLTLHCKSFHLAVVKMVWTFPNGTRRRLLGTQEDQIRIESIQSEHNGTYTCTGITEDKTEVTAYYEVQAVTCPPGKRGKLCEEDCNCLHGTSCDRWAGCVCLPGWTGKLCETKCPDGTYGRGCSGECSCQNGAVCDPSDGQCNCTEGWYGMHCTRPCLSGRYGWRCRQACDCKNNATCHHVDGSCTCAPPWTGQRCDVIKAETSLLPLQISIPLLLTLLGVLAASVALYKWRTSTQMKRDKDQEETQVLFELQSMEENLAQSLQPGWLKRWERKAKDLTLGDLIGQGAFSFIRKGRLRTGNADFPVVAVKSVRSTDRLCYRAFYREAAMLVALDENGKEHNPDGHPNIIKLFGVITKSTPKCILLEYAAKGDLLQLLKQQNTDNVARLLSSFLRYAVHTSRGLKELRRLRIAHGDVAARNVLISRGDVAKLSDFGLAHDVYTTTTYISSGKNDAEELLPLKWMALESLETRKFTCESDTWSFGVLLWEIAAFGEEPAYQHEIQLSCPRLVGILRQGYRLQKPPGCPDRLYDVMKSCWQEDPSARPEPVDLEQKLTDCPMFNMKTNTVFFVFIVRLLFYTNWTYGEVHLSAKIAENADIGQQVFRVLPTTPGANEEVLCDIIDGNVHGRFGVTHFCVIVVARPLDFGINQRYNLTVNVPGTTETRFVAVQVVDVDGYPPIYNDTCEMPVLGNDRPPGHLAFNALVHAEYMDTSGGLFTWKAGTKDYLQSLGQEISMYTNVYTYASSDCVAVVLLGVSHANDLRTVTSLWLSQACFKCFDPYNSKRVFEIQRIDEDGIPCNSLSVLDLAHTVTKSYVWTKYNFKLLISFPLMSTKTQRFVCEMPQGHGGRFPVSISKSEIVFVTRLEFETQPVGCPPSKYGLTCEQNCTCENGARCHGLNGACKCQPGWKGVVCDIPHSTVDIIATPSDSRRIHNQGSLTLHCKSFHLSVETMIWTFPNGTRRWLRGTQEDQIRIESIQSDHNGTYTCTVITENEMEVTARYELQAVNCPPDKGGEMCEDDCNCLHDASCDRWAGCICPPGWTGNICETKCPDGTYGRGCNSECPCQNGAVCDPTDGQCNCTEGWYGVHCSRPCLSGRYGWRCRQACECKNNATCHHVDGICTCVPPWTGQRCDVIQPETSLPLQISLPLSLTLLGVLAALVALYKWRTTKRLRRDENQEETQVLLELKSMEENLAQSLQPGWLKRWERKAKDLTLGDLIGQGAFSFIREGRLRTSNADVTVVAVKSVRSKDRLCYRAFYRDAAMLVALDENGKEHNPDGHPNIIKLLGVITRSTPKWILLEYAANGDLLQLLKQQNRNNVGRLQGRFLCYAIHISSALKELRRLRITHGDVAARNVLISGDDVAKLSDFGLAHDVYTTTTYISSGKNDAEELLPLKWMSLESLETRKFTCESDMWSFGVLLWEIAAFGEEPDYQHEIQLSCPRLVGILRQGYRLQKPLGCPDRLYDVMKSCWQEDSSARPEPAELEQKLTDCREEIDPLFVLEKTNIVLFVIVRLLAVSNFTYGEVHLSAKIAENADIGQQVIRVLPTTPRAKQEVLCDIIDGNVHGRFGLTHFCVIVVARPLDFGINRRYNLTVNVPGTTETRLIDVQVEDVDGYPPIYNDTYEMPVLGKDISSGHLGFNASVRAERNARYELQAVNCPPGKRGELCEDDCNCLHGASCDRWAGCVCPPGWTGKICETKCPDGTYGRGCSGECTCQNGAFCDPRDGQCNCTEGWYGMYCTRPCLSGRYGWRCRQACDCKNNATCHHVDGSCTCAPPWTGRRCDVIQPETSPLPLQISIPLLLTLLGVLVALLALYKWRTTTRMRQDEDQEETQVLLELKSMEENLAQSLQPGWLKRWERKAKDLTLGDLIGQGAFSFIREGRLRTANAEVTVVAVKSVRSRDRLCYRALYREAAMLVALDENGKEHNNDGHPNIIKLFGVITKSTPKCILLEYAAKGDLLQLLKQKNTDNVARLLGSFLRYAVHTSRGLKELRRLRIAHGDVAARNVLIFGDDVAKLSDFGLAHDV, encoded by the exons ATGTTCAACATGAAGACAAACATTGTGCTCTTCGTCATCGTTCGTCTTCTCGCTCTTTCCAACTTGACGTGCGGAGAAGTGCACCTGTCGGCCAAGATCGCAGAGAATGCCGACATTGGACAGCAAGTTATCCGCGTTCTACCAACCACACCGGGAGCCAATGAGGAAGTTCCGTGTGATATCATAGACGGAAACATCCACGGGCGCTTCGGTGTGACTCAGTACTGTGTGATTGTAGTCGTCCGTCCTTTAGACTTTGGTATAAAGCAAAGGTATAACCTGACTGTAAACGTCCCTGGGACAACCGAGACTCGTTTTGTCGACGTACAAGTCGAGGACGTGGACGGATATCCTCCTATCTACAACGACACCTGCGAAATGCCAGTCGTAGCGAAAGACATAACACCCGGGCATGTTGCCTTTAACGCGCCAGTGCGTGCAGAGTACATGGAGAAAAGTGGAGGACTATTCACTTGGAAAGCTGACACCAAAAATCATCTGCAATCGCGAAGTGAGAAGATATCGATGTATACAAAGGTCTATACTTACTCCGGCAGTGACTGTGTCGCTGTAGTTCTGTTCGGTGTCTATAATGCGAAAGACGTGAGAGCAGTGACCAGTTTGTGGCTTTTACATGCGTGCTTTAGATGTTTTCATCCACTTGACCCGAAGCATGTCTTTGAAATACGGATAATCAACGGGAACCATATTCCATGTAACTCTTTAAGTGGTCTAGATTTGGCGCAAACGCACGTCACAAAGTCATATGCCTGGACCGGATACAAGTTCAAGTGGTTAATTTCTTTTCCACTACAGTCTACAGAAACGCAGCGCTTCATCTGCGAACTTCCCGGAGGGAAAGTTCCTGTGCACTTAAGCCGAGGTGGAaatgtttttgatgaaatatttgTGACTAGACTGGAAACTAAAATCCAGCCTATCGGGTGTCCGCCAAACAAATACGGTTTGGCCTGTGAGCAGAACTGCACTTGTGAGAATGACGCCCGCTGCCATGGGTTGAACGGTGCCTGTAAGTGTCAGCCTGGGTGCAAAGGTGTCGTCTGTGACATACCTCACAGTACCGTTGCCATCATCGCGACTCCTAGCGACTCAAGACAGGTTTACATCAAGAGTTCGTTGACATTACACTGCAAGTCTTTCCATCTGGCTGTTGTGAAGATGGTTTGGACATTTCCTAATGGTACAAGAAGGAGGCTACTTGGCACTCAAGAAGACCAAATCAGGATCGAAAGCATCCAATCCGAACACAACGGTACCTACACCTGTACTGGTATTACTGAAGACAAAACGGAAGTTACCGCCTATTACGAGGTACAAGCAGTCACCTGTCCTCCCGGCAAAAGAGGCAAATTGTGCGAAGAGGACTGCAACTGTCTACACGGTACCAGCTGTGACCGGTGGGCCGGCTGTGTCTGTCTGCCGGGATGGACAGGAAAACTTTGTGAGACCAAATGCCCAGACGGCACGTACGGACGGGGCTGCAGCGGTGAGTGTTCATGTCAGAATGGTGCCGTCTGCGATCCTAGCGACGGTCAGTGTAACTGCACCGAGGGGTGGTATGGCATGCATTGTACCCGTCCATGTTTAAGTGGTCGGTACGGGTGGAGATGTCGGCAGGCCTGTGATTGTAAGAACAACGCCACATGCCATCACGTAGATGGGAGCTGCACATGCGCGCCGCCTTGGACAGGACAGCgatgtgacgtcatcaaagCCGAAACATCTCTGCTACCACTACAGATCTCCATACCCCTTTTATTGACGCTGCTTGGTGTCTTGGCAGCATCAGTGGCTCTTTACAAATGGAGGACGTCCACGCAAATGAAACGAGACAAAGACCAAGAGGAGACGCAGGTGTTATTCGAACTTCAAAGTATGGAAGAAAACCTCGCACAGAGTCTACAGCCTGGCTGGCTCAAACGGTGGGAGAGGAAGGCAAAAGATCTGACTCTGggtgatctgattggtcagggcGCATTTTCGTTCATCCGGAAAGGGCGTTTACGTACCGGGAACGCCGACTTCCCTGTTGTGGCGGTCAAGTCCGTCCGTTCGACGGACAGACTGTGCTATCGAGCGTTCTATCGTGAAGCAGCAATGCTGGTTGCTTTGGACGAAAACGGCAAAGAACACAACCCTGATGGGCATCCCAACATTATCAAGCTGTTTGGTGTCATCACCAAGTCCACACCAAAGTGTATTCTCTTGGAATATGCTGCCAAAGGTGATCTCCTGCAACTTTTGAAACAGCAGAATACAGATAATGTTGCTCGTCTCCTGAGCAGCTTTCTCCGCTACGCAGTCCACACATCACGTGGTCTGAAGGAGCTCCGACGTCTGCGCATCGCTCACGGTGACGTGGCCGCTCGAAACGTCCTCATCAGTAGAGGCGACGTCGCCAAGCTGTCTGACTTCGGCCTGGCCCATGACGTGTACACCACAACCACGTACATCTCCTCAGGTAAGAACGACGCGGAGGAACTCCTCCCTCTAAAGTGGATGGCTCTGGAGTCGCTGGAGACTCGCAAGTTCACGTGTGAGAGCGACACGTGGTcgttcggcgtgctgctgtgggagatcgccgcGTTCGGGGAGGAGCCCGCCTATCAGCACGAGATCCAGCTGAGTTGTCCCAGGTTGGTCGGGATCCTGAGACAGGGATATCGTCTGCAGAAACCACCCGGATGTCCGGACAGgctgtatgacgtcatgaagtcGTGTTGGCAGGAGGACCCGTCAGCCAGACCAGAGCCTGTAGACCTTGAGCAGAAGCTGACAGACTGTC CTATGTTCAACATGAAGACAAACACTGTGTTCTTCGTCTTTATCGTTCGTCTACTCTTTTATACAAACTGGACGTACGGAGAGGTGCACCTGTCAGCCAAGATCGCAGAGAATGCCGACATTGGACAGCAAGTTTTCCGCGTTCTACCGACCACACCGGGAGCCAATGAGGAAGTTCTGTGTGATATCATAGACGGAAACGTCCACGGGCGCTTCGGTGTGACTCACTTCTGTGTGATTGTAGTCGCCCGTCCTTTAGACTTTGGTATAAACCAAAGGTATAACCTGACTGTAAACGTCCCTGGGACAACTGAGACCCGTTTTGTTGCAGTACAAGTCGTGGACGTGGACGGATATCCTCCTATCTACAACGACACCTGCGAAATGCCAGTCCTTGGAAACGACAGGCCACCTGGGCATCTTGCTTTTAACGCATTGGTGCATGCAGAGTACATGGATACAAGCGGAGGGCTATTTACTTGGAAAGCTGGCACAAAAGATTATCTGCAATCGCTAGGTCAGGAGATATCGATGTATACAAATGTCTATACTTACGCAAGCAGTGACTGTGTCGCTGTAGTTCTGCTCGGTGTCTCTCATGCAAACGATTTGAGAACGGTGACCAGTTTGTGGCTTTCACAAGCGTGCTTTAAATGTTTTGACCCATATAACTCCAAGCGTGTCTTTGAAATACAAAGAATCGACGAGGACGGTATTCCATGTAACTCTTTAAGTGTTCTAGATTTGGCGCACACTGTCACAAAGTCTTATGTATGGACTAAATACAACTTTAAGCTGTTAATTTCTTTTCCACTAATGTCTACAAAAACGCAGCGCTTCGTATGCGAAATGCCACAAGGTCATGGAGGACGATTTCCTGTGTCCATCAGCAAAAGTGAAATTGTATTTGTTACTAGACTGGAATTTGAGACTCAGCCAGTCGGGTGTCCTCCGAGCAAATACGGTTTGACCTGTGAGCAGAACTGTACTTGTGAGAACGGCGCCCGCTGCCATGGGTTGAACGGTGCCTGTAAGTGTCAGCCTGGGTGGAAAGGTGTCGTCTGTGACATACCTCACAGTACCGTTGACATCAtagcgacacctagcgactCGCGACGGATTCACAACCAGGGTTCGTTGACATTACACTGCAAGTCTTTCCATCTTTCTGTTGAGACAATGATTTGGACATTTCCTAATGGTACAAGAAGGTGGTTACGTGGCACTCAAGAAGACCAAATCAGGATCGAAAGCATCCAGTCTGATCACAACGGTACCTACACCTGTACTGTTATTACTGAAAACGAAATGGAAGTTACCGCGCGTTACGAGCTACAGGCAGTCAACTGTCCTCCCGACAAAGGAGGCGAAATGTGCGAAGACGACTGCAACTGTCTCCACGACGCAAGCTGTGACCGGTGGGCCGGCTGTATCTGTCcgccgggatggacaggaaACATTTGTGAGACCAAATGCCCAGACGGCACCTACGGACGGGGCTGCAACAGCGAGTGcccatgtcaaaatggcgccGTCTGCGATCCTACCGACGGTCAGTGTAACTGCACCGAGGGGTGGTATGGTGTGCATTGTTCCCGTCCATGTTTAAGTGGTCGGTACGGGTGGAGATGTCGGCAGGCCTGTGAGTGTAAGAACAACGCCACATGCCATCACGTAGATGGGATCTGCACATGCGTGCCGCCCTGGACTGGACAGCGATGTGACGTCATCCAACCCGAAACATCGCTGCCACTACAAATCTCCTTACCCCTTTCATTGACGCTGCTTGGTGTCTTGGCAGCATTAGTGGCTCTTTACAAATGGAGGACGACAAAACGATTGAGACGAGACGAAAACCAAGAGGAGACGCAGGTGTTACTCGAACTTAAAAGTATGGAAGAAAACCTCGCACAGAGTCTGCAGCCCGGCTGGCTCAAACGGTGGGAGAGGAAGGCAAAGGATCTGACTCTGGgcgatctgattggtcagggtGCATTTTCATTTATCAGAGAAGGGCGTTTACGCACCAGTaatgctgacgtcacagttgtgGCGGTCAAGTCCGTCCGTTCGAAGGACAGACTGTGCTATCGAGCTTTCTATCGCGATGCAGCAATGCTGGTTGCTTTGGACGAAAACGGCAAAGAACACAACCCTGATGGGCATCCCAACATTATCAAGTTGCTTGGTGTCATCACAAGGTCCACACCAAAGTGGATTCTCTTGGAATATGCTGCCAATGGGGATCTCCTTCAACTTTTGAAACAGCAGAATAGAAATAACGTTGGTCGCCTACAGGGCAGGTTTCTCTGTTACGCAATCCACATATCAAGTGCCCTGAAGGAGCTCCGACGTCTGCGCATCACTCACGGTGACGTGGCCGCTCGAAACGTCCTCATCAGTGGAGACGACGTCGCCAAGCTGTCTGACTTCGGTCTGGCCCATGACGTGTACACCACAACCACCTACATCTCCTCGGGTAAGAACGACGCGGAGGAACTCCTCCCTCTGAAGTGGATGTCTCTGGAGTCGCTGGAGACTCGTAAGTTCACGTGTGAGAGCGACATGTGGTCGTTCGGCGTGCTGCTATGGGAGATCGCCGCGTTCGGGGAGGAGCCCGACTATCAACACGAGATCCAGCTGAGTTGTCCCAGGTTAGTCGGGATCCTGAGACAGGGATATCGTCTGCAGAAACCACTCGGATGTCCGGACAGgctgtatgacgtcatgaagtcGTGTTGGCAGGAAGACTCGTCAGCCAGACCAGAGCCGGCAGAACTTGAGCAGAAGCTGACAGACTGTCGTGAAGAGATAGATCCACTGTTCGTCCTAGAAAAA ACAAACATTGTGCTCTTCGTCATCGTTCGTCTTCTCGCTGTTTCCAACTTCACGTACGGAGAAGTGCACCTGTCGGCCAAGATCGCAGAGAATGCCGACATTGGACAGCAAGTTATCCGCGTTCTACCAACCACACCGAGAGCCAAGCAGGAAGTTCTGTGTGATATCATAGACGGAAATGTCCACGGGCGCTTCGGTTTGACTCACTTCTGTGTGATTGTAGTAGCCCGTCCTTTAGACTTTGGTATAAACCGAAGGTATAACCTGACTGTTAACGTCCCTGGGACAACTGAGACCCGGTTGATTGACGTACAAGTCGAGGACGTGGACGGATATCCTCCTATCTACAACGACACCTACGAAATGCCAGTCCTAGGAAAAGACATATCCTCCGGGCATCTTGGTTTTAACGCGTCAGTGCGTGCAGA ACGAAACGCGCGTTACGAGCTACAGGCAGTCAACTGTCCTCCAGGCAAAAGAGGCGAATTGTGCGAAGATGACTGCAACTGTCTCCATGGTGCCAGCTGTGACCGGTGGGCCGGCTGTGTCTGTCcgccgggatggacaggaaAAATTTGTGAGACCAAATGCCCAGACGGTACGTACGGACGGGGCTGCAGCGGTGAGTGCACATGTCAGAATGGTGCCTTCTGCGATCCTAGAGACGGTCAGTGTAACTGCACCGAGGGGTGGTATGGTATGTATTGTACCCGTCCATGTTTAAGTGGTCGGTACGGGTGGAGATGTCGGCAGGCCTGTGACTGTAAGAACAACGCCACATGTCATCACGTAGATGGCAGCTGCACATGCGCGCCGCCCTGGACCGGACGGCGATGTGACGTCATCCAACCCGAAACATCTCCGCTGCCCCTACAAATCTCCATACCTCTTTTATTGACGCTGCTTGGTGTCTTGGTAGCATTACTGGCTCTTTACAAATGGAGGACGACCACTCGGATGAGACAAGACGAAGACCAAGAGGAGACACAGGTGTTACTCGAACTTAAAAGTATGGAAGAAAACCTCGCACAGAGTCTACAGCCTGGCTGGCTCAAACGGTGGGAGAGGAAGGCAAAGGATCTGACTCTGGGCGATCTGATTGGACAGGGCGCATTTTCGTTTATCAGAGAAGGGCGGTTACGCACCGCTAACGCTGAAGTCACAGTTGTGGCGGTCAAGTCCGTCCGTTCAAGGGACAGACTGTGCTATAGAGCGTTATATCGTGAAGCAGCAATGCTGGTTGCTTTGGACGAAAACGGCAAAGAACACAACAATGATGGGCATCCCAACATTATCAAGCTGTTTGGTGTCATCACCAAGTCCACACCAAAGTGTATTCTCTTGGAATATGCTGCCAAAGGTGATCTGCTGCAACTTTTGAAGCAGAAGAATACAGATAATGTTGCTCGTCTCCTAGGCAGCTTTCTCCGCTACGCAGTCCACACATCACGTGGTCTGAAGGAGCTCCGACGTCTGCGCATCGCTCACGGTGACGTGGCCGCCCGAAACGTCCTCATCTTTGGAGACGACGTCGCCAAGCTCTCAGACTTCGGTCTGGCCCATGACGTG